A single window of Rubripirellula lacrimiformis DNA harbors:
- a CDS encoding DUF1592 domain-containing protein → MHRLPSLAKRLSAFLWLSIPDHELIQLADAGKLSDDQVLRLHAERMLSDPKAERFVNDFVGQWLLLDRVNAPSPDEKFYTDTAFLVQECIDQRETDS, encoded by the coding sequence TTGCATCGACTGCCATCCTTGGCGAAGCGTTTGTCGGCGTTCCTTTGGTTGAGCATCCCCGATCATGAATTGATTCAACTCGCTGACGCAGGAAAGTTGAGTGATGACCAAGTTCTACGATTGCATGCCGAACGGATGCTATCGGACCCGAAGGCGGAACGCTTCGTGAACGACTTCGTGGGACAATGGTTGCTACTGGACAGGGTCAATGCACCGTCGCCGGACGAAAAGTTTTATACCGACACCGCCTTTCTGGTTCAAGAATGCATAGATCAAAGGGAGACAGATTCCTGA